Proteins from one Megalopta genalis isolate 19385.01 chromosome 1, iyMegGena1_principal, whole genome shotgun sequence genomic window:
- the nocte gene encoding no circadian temperature entrainment isoform X1 — protein sequence MSTLSGLVSKGEKGKSKFQSLDINSLYRECRGESLEQQQQKNTLPRKHGMQSLGKVPSARRPPANLPSLKSEYSSSDPAVSLVPSGGSGWATTKDTTTTTTTITTTTTTTSSETTTSNSSPAQCVAGTTATSSLHPLLPGQQSISQPSYSSDANIKSSWSAIMSRSGDGGVPAGQQHIQQQQSTNRELSAQYGPGPSLRPQTEGSWIQGGSRTASGAGLGTAGPGTGTTSGVQGPPLNTTGSGGHADASGGRQNLVQSPNMGMAQGGPHNAPNSQSALNSGSHQIGPNLHHYRGLIPPFMYRGNFPGGFPSQFPSNTGPNGPRPRFNYSAERFPAPPPPRQQERERVPEEEIVTRPIIKEEDLTRMDDISRDAGWAEQDDIDYNKKLTFSDDETDSEPLKKDEKKDNTEEKAEENLTEDRDNKTRENRDIHDNRESKETRDQPVHRSWTHSSLPRDYRGSNGSGSYNSNQSQLHLVHSLRGVEDDEGWNEKRRVVRVEMASVTERAQQRKEEVEKLYEESSRQAAAKKQQDVEQKLKEKQSIEPKSLISVPPVPIPVPEWERERENRDRERSCAGSAEGKGGDDKPLVRESRENRDAPKYSRDSRDQLLSDFRQIDRQTFMRQDGARSERDRDRERDRDRDRDRERDRDRDRERDRDRDRDRDQRDTRDREHLPSFSRSFQCNLPPRFQKQQAERSNAGFNRISPSTERASLQTVSFSGQYDSSRWLHTQSSLIDNNLKQSHGTVPPHRRSRTDSEISVSMEDERPPSRDYRSSFLREDRYRNSSHRPYDVRKPGGYSDEYNRNYRDHDYEDKHSRDSWERDRYYDDNKTRDSKDTLESRDDRENRDARDVRATRDIRETRERDTKLKKDYDNYLKDSFEDRDRDRDRERERDRDRDRDRDRDHERERDRDRDRDRDRDRDRDRDRERDRERDRDRDRDRDRDRDRDRDRDRERDRERDRERDRDRERNRDHRDRDRDRDRERDRDQRERSESVEWREERIQDTRSMDNRRDTQRDERVERNERPQRPDSRDSRTSRESKTSLREDDSHKLRDCGSWANEVADYEESKRDAYHEDNRERERERRQPLGPVTKERIEADELKGEKRNLIQLKRASSEHDKKDPAKESVIETKKDADVWSWKVDRINDSNRTMERGDNSPKAWADAVSPTFEKEEEKSLESIKNDKETDELKQNLEKLNLEKRGEGVLNEDAMSEQQGKEEKRDKSIRNRTSSGGSNSRARESRGGRQWAATYGTSYARGGWRSSESRGRRGVHRTSGRPASARSGSYGHTDSENSGDEVSCSTESGKEEKKSARSPKPNQNVEKEDRNREVSNRDEKRADYTPSQSQTQAQSQSQSQSQTQPPSQSQPQSQRSEKRAYDGSKTSHEGFAPSGEPSRHGRGGVRMRSATSTGNRMEGYGPPSSKSPFSCERTAEEKRQESSGSMRQNPALSTPISEKEPITLTCLQLESTDDKIIAKQQALTAGITGKRTKSPIQQSQQHQQAQQPCNKQDINHTSSNAVSQKVHGRKEESSRSKRTRSASRRGRDNRESRYRGSSSNVSKQNSSDIGNEEWESTSDNSEEHVEEHKEVRNSRKQFGTRTNSGGSQNTVGSNMGHSRRNEQTDRTSGNQRDQRNQREKPAKSSNSTSRAPGAEKRNLQNLGFANQKNHASTIPPLMQSAQVQNGRSRSQTSGGNATILNKSTAKDTTVNRIDEIKLTDPNLVNQALNDMNKKSQTKEKKITVDYEMESGNYTEDGSNVTEKKVDSDGFQEVRSKKNVKESRHGQKEETKPLKREKEKDRERDRSKSKANGGGSQTASLQQVQNIPTPLSQTIPQPANMLPKQHDRTRGPRLAPRFQRLQKQQQQQMCTSELNDSNKQSNSSNAYSSSKDSSSSGPAPPPSVNAWDKPFTTSQLRSTSPSAVSADLPLMAGMSTQNDHGHVHGHGHEINEQTNSGNSSQRNSPNGEKPGSCGAGAGSGSSGSGSGAGKTLKEQHSEKNSVSDVSSPPVQTLIFENTNYSKTTKAAPSDLAVKTKFPNHIKNQQQQQRVEKRAELDEESSGGSAPGLQQQQQQSLPVAFSNKPSDLMKDKNQEPIQMPLSFNKNEDNADMKLDFTFDSDLSQLTEDKNKSLGMARSMHMATGQSTISPSTAELNLKIASVKKVWENAPPMPTVVEHEDGNVVSSANTFPQAFESADVDDSYSPHQQYNQNNMKSEITTSTNVCKLVPPQVKPQQQSSGSNSGQSGSTVPGPSPIGAGQSPIGHPPVSLQGPLSPPPFNSTGQPSHINYQEFPQYPASQAAQYGSMSAIPSPPAVLFNTGSGQLPAQAGGLYGTFQLDQSRSPFNQYPQYAPSLQNSFSQQNLYLQQPPPPPPHAPNAPTPEMYQSNLSQFRITAAAAPPFGQNQQLSNNPNTVLISSSSNSLMSASVKPSSQPIGAIGTKAPHFQAPSAPQPNPLTYIPYDPNQVLGVGGSYMGNSQLVQRPGPNVQASANSYYSATSADVFTGSQTGFYQPGGATQQTGTHYGLQGFGQHSQNLATGSATPVGLQNFSSGFLSSSGLQIAAAAAAQQFRNPTGGLPGPANAGPTFLSKHQPQEQPRQLKSPSGNQQDVLASVFSSTPQIPSPKSRNCKQQSSSQQPQPSPTQHHKYQQYQGVSQSALVSSYNNYVLQQNVRGMGMPPRPGIQPSQQRYPPPIQRPVVPFTPGPNPNNPTQQQPNCMPSQQQQQQPPQTQINRHRPNMHQQQQQQQRNMKMQQQYYSTQGNVKMDTTEKTDSHNDKINDNGSAAQQGSTKANVNQQDNDNKEEVNQQNE from the exons ATGTCTACTCTGTCAGGGCTTGTGTCGAAGGGGGAGAAAGGAAAATCCAAGTTCCAATCATTAGACATCAATAGTTTATATAGAGAGTGTAGG GGTGAATCTTTGGAGCAACAGCAGCAAAAAAATACATTACCACGCAAACATGGAATGCAAAGTCTTGGAAAGGTGCCTTCGGCACGGCGACCTCCTGCCAATCTGCCCAGTTTGAAAAGCGAATATAGTAGTAGCGATCCAGCTGTCAGTCTTGTACCAAGCGGAGGAAGTGGTTGGGCTACTACCAAagatacaacaacaacaaccactaccATCACAACTACCACAACTACAACTTCATCGGAAACAACCACT TCAAATTCTTCACCGGCACAATGTGTAGCAGGGACTACTGCAACATCATCGCTGCATCCTCTACTGCCAGGACAACAAAGCATTTCTCAACCTTCGTACAGTTCCGACGCAAATATCAAATCATCATGGAGTGCAATAATGAGCAGATCAGGAGATG GCGGTGTACCGGCAGGTCAGCAACATATTCAACAGCAGCAGTCTACAAATCGGGAATTAAGTGCTCAATACGGTCCCGGGCCAAGTTTACGTCCACAAA CGGAAGGAAGTTGGATACAAGGTGGAAGTCGTACAGCCAGTGGTGCAGGGTTGGGAACAGCTGGTCCCGGCACTGGGACCACTTCGGGGGTCCAGGGCCCCCCTTTGAATACGACTGGATCGGGAGGACATGCCGACGCATCTGGCGGACGACAGAACTTGGTCCAGTCTCCCAACATGGGCATGGCCCAGGGAGGCCCTCATAACGCTCCAAACAGTCAGAGCGCTCTAAATTCTGGCTCTCATCAAATTGGCCCAAATTTACACCACTATAGAGGACTTATCCCTCCGTTT ATGTACCGAGGAAACTTTCCTGGAGGATTTCCCTCACAGTTTCCATCGAATACCGGTCCTAACGGACCTAGACCACGATTTAATTATTCCGCGGAACGATTCCCTGCCCCGCCACCCCCGCGTCAACAAGAACGCGAACGTGTTCCCGAGGAAGAAATCGTTACCCGACCAATTATCAAAGAGGAAGATCTTACTCGAATGGACGATATTTCCCGCGATGCCGGTTGGGCAGAACAAGATGACATCGATTATAACAAAAAACTTACTTTTAGCGATGACGAAACAGATTCCGAACCACTGAAGAAAGACGAGAAAAAAGATAATACGGAGGAGAAAGCCGAAGAAAATTTAACGGAAGATAGAGATAACAAAACTCGAGAAAATCGTGATATTCACGACAATCGCGAGTCGAAGGAAACCAGAGACCAACCAGTTCATCGTTCATGGACTCACAGCTCTTTGCCACGTGATTATCGTGGATCCAATGGATCTGGTAGCTACAATAGCAACCAGTCACAATTACATTTGGTACATTCTTTGAGAG GCGTTGAAGACGACGAAGGATGGAACGAGAAACGACGAGTGGTGAGAGTCGAGATGGCATCCGTTACTGAGCGTGCTCAGCAACGTAAAGAGGAAGTGGAGAAATTGTACGAAGAATCGAGTAGACAGGCTGCAGCTAAGAAACAACAAGATGTCGAgcaaaaattgaaagaaaaacaGTCGATTGAACCGAAGAGTTTAATAAGTGTTCCACCTGTGCCAATCCCGGTACCGGAATGGGAACGCGAGAGGGAGAATAGAGATCGAGAACGGTCTTGTGCCGGATCTGCCGAGGGGAAAGGTGGAGATGACAAGCCTTTGGTCCGCGAATCTCGCGAAAATAGAGATGCTCCGAAGTATAGCAGAGACTCGCGCGACCAGCTGCTATCCGATTTCCGACAAATCGATCGACAAACTTTCATGAGACAAGACGGTGCGCGCAGTGAACGGGATAGAGATCGCGAACGTGACCGGGATCGGGACCGTGATCGCGAACGCGACCGTGATCGTGATCGTGAACGCGATCGCGACCGTGACCGTGATCGCGATCAAAGGGACACGAGAGATCGCGAACACTTGCCGTCGTTTTCCCGTTCTTTTCAATGTAATTTACCACCGCGATTTCAAAAGCAACAAGCTGAGAGAAGCAACGCTGGATTTAATCGTATTTCACCGAGCACCGAGAGAGCATCTCTCCAGACTGTCTCGTTTTCCGGACAATACGACTCCAGCAGATGGCTTCACACTCAGAGTTCGCTAA TAGATAACAACTTGAAGCAGTCTCACGGTACTGTTCCGCCTCATCGTCGAAGCAGAACTGACTCCGAAATCTCTGTGTCGATGGAGGACGAGCGACCTCCGTCCCGAGATTATCGAAGTTCATTCTTACGGGAGGATCGGTATCGTAATTCCTCGCATCGGCCTTACGATGTCCGCAAACCAGGCGGCTACAGTGACGAGTACAACCGCAATTACAGAGATCACGATTACGAGGACAAACATTCTCGTGACTCCTGGGAACGTGATAGATACTACGACGACAACAAAACTCGGGACTCGAAGGATACCTTGGAATCGAGAGACGATCGAGAAAACCGAGATGCACGCGATGTTCGAGCGACCAGAGACATAAGGGAAACTCGCGAACGAGACACCAAGCTGAAAAAGGATTACGATAATTACTTGAAG GATTCTTTTGAGGACCGTGATCGCGACCGTGATCGAGAACGCGAACGAGATCGTGATCGTGACCGTGATCGTGACCGCGACCATGAACGTGAACGCGACCGAGATCGGGACcgtgatcgcgatcgcgatcgcgaccgTGACCGTGACCGTGAACGCGACCGTGAACGCGATCGTGATCGCgatcgtgatcgtgatcgtgatcgtGACCGTGATCGTGACCGCGATCGTGAGCGCGACCGTGAACGCGATCGTGAGCGCGACCGTGACCGTGAACGTAATCGTGACCATCGTGATCGCGATCGTGACCGCGACAGGGAACGCGACCGCGACCAAAGAGAACGATCGGAGAGTGTCGAATGGCGAGAGGAACGTATACAAGATACTAGGTCGATGGATAATCGTCGCGACACACAGCGGGACGAGCGAGTGGAACGCAACGAGCGGCCGCAAAGACCGGATTCTCGCGACAGTCGCACTTCCAGAGAATCGAAGACGTCTCTGCGCGAGGATGATTCGCACAAGTTGCGCGATTGCGGTTCTTGGGCGAACGAGGTTGCTGATTACGAAGAAAGCAAGCGTGACGCGTATCACGAGGACAACcgagaaagagaacgagaaagaAGACAGCCTCTTGGACCGGTGACCAAAGAGAGAATTGAGGCGGATGAACTGAAAGGCGAAAAacgtaatttaattcaattgaaACGAGCGAGTTCTGAGCACGATAAAAAAGATCCGGCTAAAGAATCGGTCATTGAGACGAAGAAGGATGCAGACGTTTGGAGCTGGAAAGTAGATCGAATAAACGACAGCAATCGAACGATGGAAAGAGGTGACAATTCTCCAAAGGCGTGGGCCGATGCTGTTTCGCCAACGTTCGAGAAGGAAGAAGAGAAAAGTTTGGAAAGCATCAAAAACGATAAAGAAACCGATGAGCTGAAGCAGAATTTGGAGAAGTTGAACTTGGAGAAAAGAGGAGAAGGTGTTCTGAACGAGGATGCTATGTCGGAACAGCAGGGAAAGGAAGAGAAGCGAGACAAGAGTATTCGAAATCGAACCAGCAGCGGTGGATCGAATTCTAGAGCCCGCGAGTCTCGAGGAGGCCGTCAGTGGGCTGCTACGTATGGCACGTCGTACGCTAGAGGAGGTTGGCGCAGCTCAGAGTCTAGAGGACGAAGAGGTGTGCACAGAACCAGTGGCAGACCAGCTTCTGCTAGAAGCGGTTCTTACGGACACACTGACTCGGAAAACAGCGGGGACGAGGTATCTTGCTCAACTGAGTCGGGAAAAGAGGAAAAGAAATCTGCCAGATCGCCAAAGCCTAATCAAAACGTAGAAAAGGAGGACCGTAATCGAGAAGTCTCCAACCGAGACGAGAAGCGAGCCGATTACACGCCGTCACAGTCGCAGACGCAGGCCCAGTCGCAGTCCCAATCGCAGTCGCAAACGCAGCCGCCATCGCAGTCCCAACCGCAATCGCAACGAAGCGAGAAACGAGCCTACGATGGTAGCAAAACGAGCCACGAAGGATTTGCTCCTTCCGGAGAACCTTCTCGTCACGGTCGGGGCGGCGTGCGAATGCGAAGCGCTACCAGCACCGGAAATCGCATGGAAGGATACGGACCGCCCTCTAGTAAGAGTCCTTTTTCTTGCGAACGGACCGCTGAGGAGAAGCGGCAAGAATCGTCGGGCTCGATGCGCCAGAATCCAGCCTTGTCGACACCTATCTCCGAGAAAGAACCGATCACCCTCACGTGCTTACAACTAGAGTCTACCGACGACAAAATCATTGCAAAACAACAAGCGCTCACCGCAGGGATCACCGGGAAACGTACTAAGTCTCCTATTCAGCAATCCCAGCAGCACCAACAAGCCCAGCAGCCTTGCAACAAGCAGGACATCAATCACACGAGCAGCAATGCCGTCTCTCAAAAGGTACATGGTCGCAAGGAGGAATCATCGCGTTCGAAAAGAACTCGCAGCGCTAGTAGAAGG GGCAGAGACAATCGGGAGTCCCGATATCGTGGAAGCAGCAGCAACGTGTCGAAGCAAAATTCGTCAGATATTGGAAACGAAGAGTGGGAGTCGACTTCTGACAACAGCGAGGAACACGTGGAAGAGCACAAAGAGGTGCGAAACAGCCGCAAGCAGTTCGGCACGCGTACAAACTCTGGTGGCAGCCAGAACACTGTGGGATCGAACATGGGACATTCCCGCAGAAACGAGCAGACAGACAGAACTTCGGGCAATCAGCGGGATCAACGAAATCAGCGAGAGAAACCTGCAAAGTCTTCCAATTCAACATCCCGTGCTCCTGGTGCGGAGAAACGAAACCTGCAGAATTTGGGTTTCGCCAATCAGAAGAATCATGCCAGCACCATTCCGCCTCTGATGCAGTCCGCTCAAGTGCAGAACGGAAGATCGAGGAGTCAGACTTCCGGAGGTAACGCGACGATTTTAAACAAGTCGACCGCGAAGGATACCACGGTGAATCGTATAGACGAAATCAAATTGACTGATCCAAACTTAGTGAACCAAGCTCTGAACGATATGAATAAAAAATCCCAGACTAAAGAGAAGAAGATAACAGTAGACTACGAAATGGAGTCCGGTAATTATACCGAGGACGGGTCGAACGTAACAGAAAAGAAAGTTGATTCCGATGGTTTCCAGGAGGTTCGTTCCAAGAAGAACGTCAAGGAGTCCAGACACGGGCAAAAGGAGGAAACGAAGCCGCTGAAACGTGAAAAGGAGAAAGACAGGGAGCGGGATCGTTCAAAGTCTAAGGCGAACGGAGGTGGTTCGCAGACCGCTTCGTTGCAACAGGTCCAGAATATACCGACTCCGTTGAGCCAAACCATTCCACAACCAGCGAATATGCTACCAAAACAGCATGATAGAACACGGGGACCGAGGCTCGCTCCTCGATTCCAGCGGTTGCAaaagcaacaacagcaacagatGTGCACATCGGAGctgaatgattcgaataaacaaAGCAACTCTAGCAACGCGTACAGCAGCAGTAAGGATTCGTCGTCGAGCGGACCCGCGCCGCCGCCTTCTGTCAACGCTTGGGACAAACCATTCACTACCAGTCAGCTGCGTTCGACTTCGCCGTCCGCTGTTTCTGCCGATCTTCCATTAATGGCCGGCATGTCGACGCAAAACGATCATGGACACGTTCATGGCCACGGTCATGAGatcaatgaacaaacgaattcTGGCAACAGTAGCCAACGAAACTCCCCGAATGGTGAGAAACCCGGCAGCTGCGGCGCCGGAGCTGGTAGTGGCAGCAGCGGAAGCGGAAGTGGAGCTGGCAAAACATTGAAGGAACAACATTCTGAGAAAAACTCTGTCTCCGATGTTTCTTCACCACCTGTACAGACTTTAATCTTCGAGAACACTAATTACTCGAAGACCACCAAAGCCGCACCCTCCGATCTCGCCGTTAAAACGAAGTTTCCAAATCACATTAAGaatcaacaacaacagcagcgcGTCGAGAAACGTGCGGAATTGGACGAGGAAAGCAGCGGCGGGAGCGCTCCTGGGttacagcaacagcaacaacagagCCTCCCTGTTGCGTTTTCAAATAAACCAAGCGATCTGATGAAAGACAAGAATCAGGAGCCAATTCAGATGCCGTTGTCTTTCAACAAAAACGAAGACAATGCCGATATGAAGTTGGACTTCACGTTCGATTCGGACCTCTCTCAATTGACGGAAGACAAAAACAAGAGCTTGGGAATGGCGCGATCCATGCATATGGCCACCGGTCAAAGCACTATCTCGCCCTCTACCGCCGAGCTTAATCTGAAGATTGCATCGGTGAAGAAAGTTTGGGAAAACGCACCGCCGATGCCAACAGTGGTCGAGCACGAGGATGGGAACGTTGTCAGTAGCGCAAACACTTTTCCTCAAGCATTCGAAAGTGCGGACGTCGACGATAGCTACAGTCCGCACCAACAATACAATCAAAATAACATGAAAAGTGAAATAACCACTTCCACGAACGTGTGCAAG CTGGTTCCCCCGCAGGTGAAGCCGCAGCAACAGTCTTCGGGAAGCAACAGCGGTCAATCAGGTTCAACAGTTCCCGGACCAAGCCCGATCGGAGCGGGTCAGAGTCCAATCGGTCATCCACCGGTCAGTCTTCAAGGACCTTTGAGCCCACCTCCGTTCAATTCCACGGGACAACCGTCTCACATAAACTATCAG GAATTTCCTCAATACCCGGCCTCTCAAGCCGCGCAATACGGTAGTATGTCTGCGATACCCTCCCCACCAGCCGTGCTGTTTAACACAGGTTCTGGTCAACTTCCGGCTCAAGCAGGAGGTCTTTACGGAACGTTTCAATTAGATCAAAGCCGATCTCCTTTCAATCAGTATCCGCAGTACGCACCATCCTTACAAAATTCGTTTAGCCAGCAGAATCTCTATCTACAGCAACCTCCGCCACCGCCTCCGCACGCGCCAAACGCGCCTACCCCGGAGATGTATCAGAGCAATCTCTCCCAGTTTCGTATT ACTGCAGCTGCTGCGCCACCCTTTGGACAAAACCAACAGCTTAGTAATAATCCAAATACGGTTCTCATCAGCTCTTCCTCGAATTCTTTGATGTCGGCGAGCGTGAAGCCATCTTCGCAACCTATCGGTGCTATTGGAACAAAGGCTCCGCATTTTCAAGCACCGTCTGCTCCGCAACCAAATCCA TTGACGTATATACCGTATGATCCAAACCAAGTACTGGGGGTGGGCGGTAGTTATATGGGCAACTCTCAATTGGTACAGAGACCCGGGCCGAACGTACAAGCTTCAGCCAATAGTTACTACAGCGCCACTTCGGCTG ATGTGTTTACCGGCTCGCAAACAGGTTTTTATCAACCTGGGGGCGCTACCCAACAAACTGGCACTCATTACGGACTCCAAGGATTCGGTCAACATAGCCAGAATTTGGCAACCGGCAGTGCCACACCGGTTGGATTACAAAATTTCAGCTCTGGCTTTTTATCTAGTTCCGGTTTACAGATTGCTGCAGCCGCGGCTGCTCAGCAATTTCGTAATCCTACAGGAGGACTTCCAGGACCAGCGAACGCTGGTCCTACGTTTCTCAGCAAACATCAGCCACAGGAGCAACCTAGGCAATTGAAGAGTCCTTCAGGAAATCAACAAGATGTTCTTGCATCGGTTTTCAGTTCTA CACCACAAATACCATCTCCCAAATCAAGAAATTGTAAACAACAATCTTCGTCTCAACAGCCTCAACCAAGTCCTACACAGCATCACAAGTATCAGCAGTATCAAGGCGTTAGTCAATCTGCTTTGGTAAGCAGTTACAATAACTAC GTTTTGCAGCAAAATGTACGCGGTATGGGGATGCCACCACGTCCTGGTATTCAACCTTCGCAGCAAAGATATCCTCCACCGATTCAGAGACCGGTTGTTCCATTCACACCGGGTCCAAATCCAAATAATCCCACTCAACAGCAACCGAATTGCATGCCAtcgcagcaacaacagcaacaaccgCCACAAACTCAAATCAATCGTCACAGACCAAATAtgcatcaacaacaacaacagcaacaacgtAACATGAAAATGCAACAACAATACTATTCTACGCAAG GAAATGTGAAAATGGATACAACCGAGAAAACTGATTCTCACAATGATAAGATCAACGACAATGGATCCGCTGCACAACAAGGAAGCACCAAGGCAAACGTCAATCAACAGGACAATGACAATAAAGAAGAAGTGAACCAACAAAATGAGTGA